Proteins from a single region of Butyricimonas faecalis:
- a CDS encoding replication initiation protein gives MVNREIKARKRAVKEEKEEIDGEIVRIRKGHPRTNLPVKLPENPTWLKQPNVVTLMAGDFKTVQIRILIAVIEKLQDVIELSIQHLDKYGTSIPCEQLSLFQEYSDRIRVDIAYRDLGVNPDQYKEVKSMVRKLISIPVELDVKDPITGEDSWSITGLFTKANIPKTPYSRGFSLEMDREVAKVFINVDRGFTRYIKEIALRAQSRYTIRMYMLISSWKEKGGFSIYVDRFRKFLKLEDKYPEFKDLYKRVIRPVYDDLFEQADCWFEMAEVYRNSGDTQPYKLNFKVIKSALSKKEEELLKGQKKMITNFCSLHFAMKDEHLQQFIPQITLSNYKAVVTKMLYLGEYVRDNWNKISNKAEYCLSVLLKEVEILPGMIGEEKEDE, from the coding sequence ATGGTAAATAGAGAAATAAAAGCCCGAAAACGTGCGGTGAAAGAAGAAAAAGAAGAAATAGACGGTGAGATTGTTAGAATTAGGAAAGGGCATCCTCGTACAAATCTTCCTGTGAAACTCCCAGAAAATCCCACATGGCTGAAACAACCTAATGTAGTTACATTAATGGCTGGTGATTTTAAGACAGTACAGATTAGAATCTTAATTGCTGTTATAGAGAAATTACAGGATGTCATAGAATTAAGTATTCAGCATCTAGATAAATATGGTACATCTATTCCATGCGAGCAATTATCTTTATTTCAAGAATATTCAGACCGTATAAGAGTAGATATCGCATATCGGGATTTGGGCGTTAATCCAGACCAATACAAGGAAGTAAAAAGCATGGTTCGTAAATTAATCAGTATTCCTGTAGAGCTTGATGTTAAAGACCCAATAACAGGTGAGGATAGTTGGTCTATTACTGGTTTATTCACTAAGGCAAATATACCTAAAACTCCTTATTCAAGAGGTTTTTCTTTAGAAATGGATAGAGAGGTTGCTAAAGTTTTCATTAATGTTGATAGAGGTTTTACACGCTATATAAAAGAGATAGCTTTAAGAGCGCAAAGTAGATATACAATAAGAATGTATATGCTGATTAGCTCATGGAAAGAAAAAGGTGGTTTTTCTATCTATGTGGATAGATTTCGGAAATTCTTAAAATTAGAAGATAAATACCCCGAATTTAAAGATTTGTATAAACGTGTAATACGCCCTGTTTACGATGATTTGTTTGAACAGGCTGATTGCTGGTTTGAAATGGCAGAAGTTTATCGTAATTCAGGCGATACACAGCCTTATAAACTTAATTTCAAAGTTATTAAGTCTGCATTATCAAAGAAGGAAGAAGAACTATTAAAAGGACAAAAGAAGATGATAACGAATTTTTGTTCTTTGCACTTTGCAATGAAGGACGAGCATTTGCAGCAGTTTATTCCACAGATTACATTAAGCAACTATAAAGCAGTAGTAACTAAGATGCTTTATCTAGGCGAATATGTTAGAGATAACTGGAATAAAATTTCAAATAAAGCAGAATATTGTTTATCCGTATTATTAAAAGAAGTAGAAATACTCCCCGGAATGATTGGAGAAGAAAAAGAAGATGAATAA